One uncultured Fibrobacter sp. DNA segment encodes these proteins:
- the ychF gene encoding redox-regulated ATPase YchF, which yields MGFKCGIVGLPNVGKSTIFNAITNAGAEAANYPFCTIEPNVGMVSVPDSRLDELVKVYNPKSIVPAVTEFVDIAGLVKGAAQGEGLGNQFLTHIRECEAIMEVIRCFDDENIVHVSGSVDPVRDVEVIETELILKDLDSVEKRLATEAKGARTGNAEAKARLAACELLKKTLEEGRSARTVMNDSDEMIGVVKDLALLTAKPLFYCANVKEDDILTGNAYVDQLKEYAAKNGHEVIVISGKIEEELSAMEPADKAEFLKELGMKESGLDAVVRKGYEILGLRTFFTAGEKECRAWTFHAGYKAPQCAGVIHTDFERGFIRAETLSYADFLKHGSWNAAKEAGLVRTEGKDYLVQDGDIMYFLFNV from the coding sequence ATGGGTTTCAAATGCGGTATCGTAGGCCTCCCGAACGTAGGCAAGTCCACCATCTTTAACGCTATCACCAACGCCGGCGCCGAAGCCGCGAACTATCCCTTCTGCACCATCGAGCCCAACGTGGGCATGGTGAGCGTCCCGGACAGCCGTCTCGACGAACTCGTGAAGGTCTACAATCCCAAGTCCATCGTTCCCGCCGTCACCGAATTCGTGGACATTGCAGGCCTCGTGAAAGGTGCTGCCCAGGGCGAAGGCCTCGGCAACCAGTTCCTCACCCACATCCGCGAATGCGAAGCCATCATGGAAGTCATCCGCTGCTTCGACGACGAGAACATCGTACACGTGAGCGGTTCCGTGGACCCGGTCCGCGACGTGGAAGTCATCGAAACGGAACTCATCCTCAAGGACCTTGACTCCGTCGAGAAACGCCTCGCCACCGAAGCCAAGGGTGCCCGCACCGGCAACGCCGAAGCGAAGGCTCGCCTCGCCGCTTGCGAACTTTTGAAAAAGACTCTCGAAGAAGGCCGCTCCGCACGCACCGTCATGAACGACAGCGACGAAATGATCGGCGTCGTCAAGGACCTCGCTCTCCTCACTGCCAAGCCGCTGTTCTACTGCGCGAACGTCAAGGAAGACGACATCCTCACGGGCAACGCCTATGTGGACCAGCTCAAGGAATACGCCGCCAAGAACGGCCACGAAGTCATCGTCATCAGCGGAAAGATCGAAGAAGAACTCTCGGCCATGGAACCCGCCGACAAGGCTGAATTCCTCAAGGAACTCGGCATGAAGGAATCGGGCCTCGACGCCGTTGTGCGCAAAGGCTACGAAATCCTCGGCCTCCGCACGTTCTTCACCGCCGGCGAAAAGGAATGCCGCGCCTGGACGTTCCATGCAGGCTACAAAGCACCGCAATGCGCAGGCGTCATCCACACCGACTTCGAACGCGGGTTCATCCGCGCCGAAACGCTGAGCTACGCAGACTTCCTCAAGCACGGCAGCTGGAACGCCGCCAAGGAAGCTGGTCTCGTCCGCACCGAAGGCAAGGACTACCTGGTACAAGATGGCGACATCATGTACTTCTTGTTCAATGTGTAG